GGCTTTCGTCCCTTCGCTTATAGACGGCGGCTTGAAGCTTAACTACAAATACCTTTTTGTAATAATTAAGCATGATTTTTGTCATATCCATCAATTCGTTTCCATTTGGTTTACACTTTTTACTGTTTTTTACCCAATTCATATAACGAAAACAATATAGTAATAAAAGCTTGTACCTAAATTAACTGCACTTGAAAATATTGTGTCACTTCAACTCAAATGATTCTTCATGTCATGACATTATAATAGTATATATATTCTTTTAAATATTTCTTGGTccaatgaatacaacaataaaGAGTGGACCAAGTTCAATGAATTCTCTAAATGAAACTGCAGCCTACCCCTTGTTGATGTGCTTTCTTCTAGACTAAAACAAGCAAACTATTTATCCATCATAAATAGTTAGAaactaaatgaaaaaaataatagaaaacagcccgtgacaaaaaataaaaaaaacaaagattattttatttattcggTGTTTGTATCAAAATCAGATTATTTAGTCGTAATATAGGTTAAGTAATAAAAAGTTTAGGTGCAAACTACATGCATTTAATAACTTCGGTGCAAACACTAACTTTTTCTGACTCCTTTTTATTTTCGATGTCTAATTTTTTTTAACCTATCCTTTTATTTTAACTAAGAAATCTTCAAAAGCTCCGTGTATAACTTTTAACTTGCCTAACCTAACGATATTTTAACTAAGAAATCTTGGACAGCTAATGACGCAAGGTTAGAAACTCCACGTATAAGGGAGCCGCCGCATATTTATGCCTAACCTACACATCACGTGTAAAACTCTTATCAAAAAGACAAAGCCGTGGACTACCCCTGCCCTATATTGTTGtttcaactcttataacttaagttTATAACCAATTGCTTTCTTCATTTCTATTCTGGATAAAGAATACAAAGGGATGGAGCAGACCATAACAGAAAAAGATGAAGCTGCATATTTATTTCTAATTACAGAACTAAAAACCAGATCTTGAGATCTAGTATTGGTTTCACATTATATGTACAGAAAATGTGGAAAACAAACTAGATATAAAAGTTGAAAAATACCCAAAAAACTAAGAGGAAAGCTCAATCAACTTTCCACTTTTAAGTAGCCTTAATCTCAAGATCTAACTATAGGAGAAATTCTCTTAAAATAGCTCAATGAAAGATAACATTATTCAGAGCTCACTAATAATTTCCATTTACTGTATTTCTCTTCATCGCGATTCAGCAATTCTGGATGTCAATGATATCCGAAGCTGCTCTTGCGTGTAAAGCCGGCTCCCCATTTTCACTGTCGCTTGTTGGATCATCAACTCGTTGACAACTGAAACACTAGCATGGTGCACATCTAAGTCCAATTCCATGAGAGCGGCCATTAACCTCGCGGCTGGATGGTTCTTTTTATTAGATTGTATACGAATCATAGCATCCCATCCGATGACTTTAACGTCGATATCCATATCTACAATCTTGAGATCTTGATTTGGCGGTGGAGGACCGGTATAGTTTGATCCCTTGTTGGCTAATTCATTCCTTAAAGATTCAATTTGGTTCCTCAACTCATCTTTATCTGAGTCAGAATTCTGAACCTTTGATTTCAACTCATTGATAAATGCAATTGCATCACCAAGAAGTGATGCTTTATCCATTTTTGACACATTTGGTACAACAGCTCTAAGTGCATAGAATCTTTGATTCAATTTCTCCCTCCTTTGCCTCTCTGCCTCCACATGATTCAATGGCTCCTCTCTCCCGTTAGCCGGTTTCCTTCCTCGTTTCCTCGGCCTCTTCTCGGGGTCTACAACTCTACTACTATCCGCCTCCTTCACCACCGAAGCCTCGAGATCTGAATGATCCGAATCGCCACCTCCACCGGACTTCCCCGTGTTTGAACTTGGCAAGATCACACCCGAAACAAATGAAAGCATTCCTTCTTCATTGCTTCCTCTTGATGCAGGTGACCTTttcttgttcttgttcttgttcTCCTCCGCAGGCCCGGGACCGAACTGCGATTGGCCCGAAAACAAGCTCCCATTTGCACTTGAAGCATTTCTCTTAGTACTATCACCAAAATTCAAGATTTCGCCAGACTCAGGCTTGCAAGAACGCGAAGAATTCacattcccatttccactcctaGTATTACTTCCATCAAATCCATATTCGGAAAAATTCAACTCCCTAGTGAAAAATCCTTGTGTTTGCTGAGAA
This DNA window, taken from Nicotiana tabacum cultivar K326 chromosome 15, ASM71507v2, whole genome shotgun sequence, encodes the following:
- the LOC107767049 gene encoding transcription factor MYC2-like, which produces MTDYRIPTMTNIWSNTTSDDNMMEAFLSSDPSSFWAGTNTPTPRSSVSPAPAPVTGIAGDPLKSMPYFNQESLQQRLQTLIDGAREAWTYAIFWQSSVVDFVSPSVLGWGDGYYKGEEDKNKRKTAAFSPDFITEQEHRKKVLRELNSLISGTQTGGENDAVDEEVTDTEWFFLISMTQSFVNGSGLPGLAMYSSSPIWVTGRERLAASHCERARQAQGFGLQTMVCIPSANGVVELGSTELIFQSADLMNKVKILFDFNIDMGATTGSGSGSCAIQAEPDPSTLWLTDPPSSVVEVKDSSNTVPSSNSSKQLVFGNENSENVNQNSQQTQGFFTRELNFSEYGFDGSNTRSGNGNVNSSRSCKPESGEILNFGDSTKRNASSANGSLFSGQSQFGPGPAEENKNKNKKRSPASRGSNEEGMLSFVSGVILPSSNTGKSGGGGDSDHSDLEASVVKEADSSRVVDPEKRPRKRGRKPANGREEPLNHVEAERQRREKLNQRFYALRAVVPNVSKMDKASLLGDAIAFINELKSKVQNSDSDKDELRNQIESLRNELANKGSNYTGPPPPNQDLKIVDMDIDVKVIGWDAMIRIQSNKKNHPAARLMAALMELDLDVHHASVSVVNELMIQQATVKMGSRLYTQEQLRISLTSRIAESR